One part of the Microlunatus elymi genome encodes these proteins:
- a CDS encoding holo-ACP synthase, translated as MIIGVGIDVCEIARFAETIERRPGLVKRLFTSTEATKPMASLAARFAAKEALAKALGAPSGLSWLDAEIETDEVGKPSFRVRGTVAARAAALGVANIHVSLSHDAGIASAFVICEA; from the coding sequence ATGATCATCGGGGTTGGCATCGATGTGTGTGAGATCGCCCGCTTCGCGGAGACGATCGAACGCCGGCCCGGCCTGGTGAAGCGGCTGTTCACCAGCACCGAGGCGACCAAGCCGATGGCCTCCCTGGCCGCCCGGTTCGCGGCGAAGGAGGCGCTGGCCAAGGCGCTCGGCGCGCCGAGCGGTCTGTCCTGGCTGGACGCCGAGATCGAGACCGACGAGGTCGGCAAGCCCTCCTTCCGAGTACGAGGAACCGTCGCCGCCCGCGCCGCCGCCCTCGGCGTGGCCAACATCCACGTGTCGTTGTCGCACGACGCCGGGATAGCCTCGGCGTTCGTGATCTGCGAGGCCTGA
- the glmS gene encoding glutamine--fructose-6-phosphate transaminase (isomerizing), whose product MCGIVGYVGAGSAAEVIVAGLKRLEYRGYDSAGVAVVTGQPADGAPGPRRIATAKKAGKIANLVELLDAEPLPKDGVGIGHTRWATHGVPNDRNAHPHLSYDGRVAVVHNGIIENFAALRAELQAAGIEPVSDTDTEVVAHLLAQQLADGQQLAAAMRTVCNRLAGAFTLVAIDRDDPEVVVGARRNSPLVVGVGDGANYLGSDVAAFIEHTREAIELGQDQVVEIRADRVDVTGFDGRPAEVRRYHVDWDLSAAEKDGFDWFMRKEIYEQPKAIGDTLLGRYDTDGALRLDELRMSEAELRRIDKIIIVACGTAFYAGLVAKYAIEHWTRIACEVELAHEFRYRDPIVNPNTLVVCISQSGETADSLMAVRHAAEQGAKVLAICNTNGSTIPRESDAVIYTHAGPEIGVASTKGFTTQLVACYLLGLYLAQVRGTLFGDEIARLMAELEEMPATLQRVLDESEPVLKLAGDFAEQPSVLFLGRHVGYPVALEGALKLKELAYIHAEGFAAGELKHGPIALVDDGLPVFVVVPPKGRDMLHDKVVSNIAEIRARGALTVVLAEEDDPEIEPLADVWIRLPKVSTLLQPVLATVPLQLFACELATRKGHDVDQPRNLAKSVTVE is encoded by the coding sequence ATGTGCGGGATCGTCGGATATGTGGGCGCGGGTTCGGCCGCGGAAGTGATCGTGGCCGGGCTGAAACGGCTGGAGTACCGCGGCTACGACTCGGCCGGGGTGGCCGTGGTGACCGGTCAGCCGGCCGACGGTGCGCCGGGGCCGCGGCGGATCGCGACGGCGAAGAAGGCCGGCAAGATCGCCAACCTGGTCGAGCTGCTGGACGCCGAGCCGCTGCCGAAGGACGGCGTCGGCATCGGGCACACCCGGTGGGCGACCCACGGCGTACCCAACGACCGCAACGCACACCCGCATCTCTCGTACGACGGTCGGGTCGCGGTCGTGCACAACGGCATCATCGAGAACTTCGCCGCGCTCCGCGCCGAGCTGCAGGCAGCCGGCATCGAGCCGGTCTCCGACACCGACACCGAGGTGGTCGCCCACCTGCTGGCACAGCAGCTGGCCGACGGGCAGCAGCTGGCCGCGGCGATGCGTACGGTGTGCAACCGGCTGGCCGGCGCCTTCACCCTGGTCGCGATCGATCGGGACGATCCGGAGGTGGTGGTCGGCGCCCGCCGCAACTCACCGCTGGTGGTCGGCGTCGGCGACGGCGCCAACTACCTCGGTTCGGATGTGGCCGCCTTCATCGAACACACCCGGGAGGCGATCGAGCTCGGGCAGGACCAGGTGGTCGAGATCCGTGCCGACCGGGTGGACGTGACCGGCTTCGACGGACGTCCGGCGGAGGTCCGTCGCTACCACGTGGACTGGGACCTGTCGGCGGCCGAGAAGGACGGCTTCGACTGGTTCATGCGCAAGGAGATCTACGAGCAGCCGAAGGCGATCGGCGACACTCTGCTCGGCCGCTACGACACCGACGGGGCGCTCCGGCTGGACGAGCTGCGGATGTCGGAGGCCGAGCTGCGGCGGATCGACAAGATCATCATCGTGGCCTGCGGCACCGCCTTCTATGCCGGCCTGGTCGCCAAGTACGCGATCGAGCACTGGACCCGGATCGCCTGTGAGGTCGAGCTGGCGCACGAATTCCGCTACCGCGACCCGATCGTCAACCCGAACACCCTGGTGGTCTGCATCAGTCAGTCCGGGGAGACCGCCGACTCGCTGATGGCCGTACGACATGCGGCCGAACAGGGCGCCAAGGTGCTGGCCATCTGCAACACCAACGGCTCCACCATTCCGCGCGAGTCGGACGCGGTGATCTACACCCACGCCGGACCGGAGATCGGGGTCGCCTCGACCAAGGGTTTCACCACCCAACTGGTCGCCTGCTATCTGCTCGGGCTCTATCTGGCGCAGGTCCGCGGCACCCTGTTCGGCGACGAGATCGCCCGGCTGATGGCCGAACTGGAGGAGATGCCGGCAACGCTGCAGCGGGTGCTGGACGAATCCGAACCGGTGCTCAAGCTGGCCGGCGACTTCGCCGAGCAGCCGTCGGTGCTGTTCCTGGGCAGGCACGTCGGCTATCCGGTGGCGTTGGAGGGCGCGCTCAAGCTGAAGGAGCTCGCCTACATCCATGCCGAAGGATTCGCGGCCGGGGAGCTCAAACACGGTCCGATCGCGCTGGTCGACGACGGGCTGCCGGTGTTCGTGGTGGTGCCGCCGAAGGGGCGGGACATGTTGCACGACAAGGTGGTCTCCAACATCGCCGAGATCCGCGCCCGCGGTGCGCTGACGGTGGTGCTGGCCGAGGAGGACGATCCGGAGATCGAGCCGTTGGCCGACGTCTGGATCCGGCTGCCGAAGGTCTCCACCCTGCTGCAGCCGGTGCTGGCCACCGTGCCGCTGCAGCTCTTCGCCTGTGAGTTGGCGACCCGCAAGGGTCACGATGTCGATCAGCCGCGGAACCTGGCAAAGTCGGTCACGGTGGAATGA
- a CDS encoding response regulator: MSGAIGSTRGSRWTSESTSSSDTDRAARAEPKPGKRQECGGEGMTTKDVLLVDDDASIREVIQLTLELVGGWHVHLAASGVEALEQVQERRPDAILLDMMMPGMDGATTLARLREAGGEKDVPVILLSAKLQQRRDDDQLDGLGVAGVIGKPFDPIALPGQIRTILGWAE, from the coding sequence ATGTCGGGTGCCATCGGCTCAACTCGGGGATCGCGCTGGACGTCGGAGTCAACCAGCTCGTCGGATACAGATCGTGCAGCGCGTGCGGAGCCGAAACCGGGGAAAAGACAAGAATGCGGCGGTGAAGGCATGACCACCAAAGACGTGCTGCTCGTCGACGATGACGCCTCGATTCGTGAAGTGATACAGCTGACCCTCGAACTGGTCGGCGGCTGGCACGTGCACCTTGCAGCCAGCGGAGTCGAGGCGCTGGAGCAGGTGCAAGAACGCCGCCCGGATGCAATCCTGTTGGACATGATGATGCCGGGGATGGATGGCGCGACCACGCTGGCCCGGTTGCGCGAGGCGGGCGGTGAGAAGGACGTGCCGGTGATCCTGTTGTCGGCCAAGCTGCAGCAACGGCGCGACGACGACCAGCTCGACGGACTGGGGGTGGCCGGGGTGATCGGCAAACCGTTCGATCCGATCGCGCTGCCCGGTCAGATCCGCACCATCCTCGGGTGGGCCGAATGA
- a CDS encoding Hpt domain-containing protein produces MSPTESDVSAAEADPLDRVHEIFDRARERNLCRAEELAGWVTAAEQDGLTAADRVVAKDVAHQLAGSAGTFGYQSATEVARKIERLFADGDGSHCWATARDHVRDLMRKLQDPPESGGCPGL; encoded by the coding sequence ATGAGCCCGACCGAGTCCGACGTCAGCGCGGCCGAGGCGGACCCCCTGGATCGCGTACACGAGATCTTCGATCGGGCGCGTGAGCGCAACCTCTGCCGGGCCGAGGAGTTGGCCGGCTGGGTGACCGCGGCCGAACAGGACGGGCTGACCGCCGCCGACCGGGTGGTGGCCAAGGACGTCGCCCATCAACTGGCCGGCTCGGCCGGCACCTTCGGTTACCAGTCGGCCACCGAGGTCGCCCGCAAGATCGAGCGGCTCTTCGCCGACGGCGACGGCTCGCACTGCTGGGCCACCGCCCGCGACCACGTACGCGACCTGATGCGCAAACTCCAAGACCCCCCAGAGTCCGGCGGATGCCCAGGTTTGTGA
- the rplM gene encoding 50S ribosomal protein L13, which yields MSTYSPKPGDITREWHVIDATDVVLGRLAVTAAGLLRGKHKPTFAPHVDGGDFVIIVNASKIALTGNKRTDKLAYRHSGRPGGLKAISYGELLDTDPRKAVEKAVWGMLPKNRLSRKMIKKLKVYAGPEHPHNAQKPQPYEITQLAQ from the coding sequence GTGTCCACGTACAGCCCGAAGCCCGGTGACATCACCCGGGAATGGCATGTCATCGATGCCACCGACGTCGTCCTGGGTCGTCTCGCCGTGACCGCGGCGGGCCTGCTGCGCGGCAAGCACAAGCCGACCTTCGCTCCGCATGTCGACGGCGGTGACTTCGTCATCATCGTCAACGCCTCGAAGATCGCGTTGACCGGCAACAAGCGCACCGACAAGCTGGCCTACCGGCACTCCGGTCGCCCGGGCGGGTTGAAGGCGATCAGCTACGGCGAGCTGCTCGACACCGATCCGCGCAAGGCCGTGGAGAAGGCGGTCTGGGGCATGCTCCCGAAGAACCGGCTGAGCCGGAAGATGATCAAGAAGCTCAAGGTGTACGCCGGTCCGGAGCACCCGCACAACGCGCAGAAGCCGCAGCCGTACGAGATCACCCAGCTCGCCCAGTAA
- the glmM gene encoding phosphoglucosamine mutase — translation MGRLFGTDGVRGVANADLTAELALDLSVAAAHVLGEAGELARARPIAVVGRDPRASGEFLEAAVIAGLASAGINVVRLGVLPTPAVAHLTGSTAADLGVMISASHNPMPDNGIKFFARGGAKLDDALEDAIERRLGESWARPTGAGVGRVTYQPELVDGYVDHLVNSAGDGAGLDGIHVVVDCANGAAHRTAAATYGRLGAKVTTINAEPDGININDGAGSTHIESLQKRVVAEGADLGIALDGDADRCLAVDAEGTAVDGDQIMAILAIGLQELGRLSGDTLVATVMSNLGLTQAMSKYGITVEQTKVGDRYVLETMRAGGFSLGGEQSGHVVLAEHATTGDGVLTGLHLMQRMAVSGRSLAELAAVMERLPQVLVNVRDVDKNRTDTAPAVVEAVAAANAELGDSGRVLLRPSGTESLVRVMVEAPSADQAQAVANRLAHIVRTSLGVRTV, via the coding sequence ATGGGCCGGTTGTTCGGTACGGACGGTGTGCGCGGCGTCGCGAACGCCGATCTCACGGCGGAGCTTGCGCTCGATCTGTCCGTTGCTGCGGCCCATGTTCTCGGTGAAGCAGGTGAACTCGCCCGGGCGCGTCCGATCGCGGTGGTCGGTCGTGATCCGCGCGCATCCGGCGAGTTCCTCGAGGCCGCCGTCATCGCAGGCCTGGCCAGTGCCGGCATCAACGTGGTCCGGCTGGGCGTGCTGCCCACCCCCGCGGTCGCCCACCTGACCGGCTCGACCGCGGCCGATCTCGGCGTGATGATCTCCGCCAGTCACAACCCGATGCCGGACAACGGCATCAAGTTCTTCGCCCGCGGCGGCGCCAAGCTGGACGACGCCCTGGAGGACGCCATCGAACGGCGGCTCGGCGAGAGCTGGGCCCGACCGACCGGCGCCGGCGTCGGCCGCGTCACCTACCAACCGGAGCTGGTCGACGGCTACGTCGACCACCTGGTCAACAGCGCCGGTGACGGCGCCGGCCTGGACGGCATCCACGTCGTGGTCGACTGCGCCAACGGTGCGGCCCATCGGACCGCCGCTGCAACCTACGGCCGGCTCGGCGCCAAGGTCACCACGATCAACGCCGAGCCGGACGGCATCAACATCAACGACGGCGCGGGCTCGACCCATATCGAATCCCTGCAGAAGAGGGTCGTCGCCGAGGGTGCCGATCTCGGCATCGCGCTGGACGGCGACGCCGACCGCTGCCTGGCGGTCGACGCGGAGGGAACCGCGGTCGACGGCGATCAGATCATGGCGATCCTGGCCATCGGTCTGCAGGAGCTCGGCAGGCTCAGCGGCGACACTCTGGTCGCCACCGTGATGAGCAATCTCGGCCTGACCCAGGCGATGAGCAAGTACGGCATCACCGTCGAGCAGACCAAGGTCGGCGACCGGTACGTCCTGGAGACGATGCGGGCCGGCGGCTTCAGCCTGGGCGGCGAACAGTCCGGTCACGTGGTGTTGGCCGAGCACGCCACCACTGGTGACGGTGTGCTGACCGGGCTGCATCTGATGCAGCGGATGGCGGTCAGCGGTCGTTCGCTGGCCGAGCTGGCCGCGGTGATGGAACGCCTCCCGCAGGTGCTGGTGAACGTCCGCGACGTGGACAAGAACCGCACCGACACCGCCCCCGCGGTGGTCGAGGCGGTCGCCGCCGCCAACGCTGAGCTCGGCGACAGCGGCCGGGTGCTGCTGCGGCCCTCCGGCACCGAGTCCCTGGTCCGGGTGATGGTCGAGGCACCGTCGGCCGATCAGGCCCAAGCCGTCGCCAACCGGCTGGCCCACATCGTTCGTACCTCGCTGGGTGTCCGCACCGTCTGA
- the coaA gene encoding type I pantothenate kinase produces MPNRPELSDTASPYVERSRADWAALANSTPMPLTAEALGSLRGMQDPTSLDDVREVYLPLTRLLATYVKHTGDLHQASNEFLRLSVGRTPFVIGVAGSVAVGKSTTARLLQALLASWPDHPRVELVTTDGFLFPNAELERRGIMSRKGFPESYDRTRLLRFVMDIKSGKDVVTAPVYDHLSYDIVPGEQIVVRRPDILIIEGLNVLQPARPRPDGTTGLALSDFFDFSVYIDAHTDAIRQWYVQRFLELRQTAFTDPRSFFTRYAGLSDEDAVPTAEGIWDSINGPNLAINILPTRGRATAVLRKSDDHRVEWVRIRKL; encoded by the coding sequence GTGCCGAATCGCCCCGAGCTCAGCGACACCGCCAGCCCGTACGTGGAACGCAGCCGCGCCGACTGGGCCGCGCTGGCGAACTCCACCCCGATGCCGCTGACCGCCGAAGCGCTCGGTTCGCTGCGCGGCATGCAGGACCCGACCAGCCTGGACGACGTCCGCGAGGTCTACCTGCCGCTGACCCGGCTGCTGGCCACCTACGTCAAGCACACCGGAGACCTGCACCAGGCCAGCAACGAATTCCTCCGGCTCTCGGTCGGCCGGACCCCGTTCGTGATCGGGGTGGCCGGTTCGGTGGCGGTCGGCAAATCCACCACCGCGCGGCTGCTGCAGGCCCTGCTGGCCAGTTGGCCCGATCATCCTCGGGTGGAGTTGGTCACCACCGACGGTTTCCTCTTCCCGAACGCGGAGCTGGAACGGCGCGGAATCATGTCCCGCAAGGGCTTCCCGGAGTCGTACGACCGCACGCGCCTGCTGCGGTTTGTGATGGACATCAAGTCCGGCAAGGACGTCGTCACCGCACCGGTCTACGACCACCTCAGCTACGACATCGTGCCCGGTGAACAGATCGTCGTCCGCCGGCCGGACATCCTGATCATCGAGGGTCTGAACGTGTTGCAGCCGGCCCGGCCGCGACCGGACGGCACCACCGGCCTGGCGCTGAGCGATTTCTTCGACTTCTCGGTCTACATCGACGCCCACACCGACGCGATCCGGCAGTGGTACGTGCAACGCTTCCTGGAATTGCGGCAGACCGCCTTCACCGACCCGCGGTCCTTCTTCACCCGCTACGCCGGGCTGAGCGACGAGGACGCCGTCCCGACCGCCGAAGGCATCTGGGACTCGATCAACGGCCCCAACCTGGCCATCAACATCCTGCCCACCCGAGGCCGAGCCACCGCCGTCTTGCGCAAGAGCGACGACCATCGGGTCGAGTGGGTGCGTATCCGCAAGCTCTGA
- a CDS encoding sensor histidine kinase: MPGRRSSARSSLSRAVQRYPNVFIGLAITFVALCTAALLEILGLVGHSSLVWVNGVAQVAGSLALAIAAGIAAWRGPDRRQRRAWVLLSIAGVFATFGNCWIAVTMLLGRPVLSSLGDLGYVIGGIFAIVGMAAFPAAKQRGTELFRMILDGVVIAGSVLLTVTVLALPSVLAEGQNPFTRIDSLAVMATDTILATVAALLLIRGNRSDRPVLALLALGFVIWAGTDLARWVLIEHGVDFFNSPAPLLWPLGYACLALAARVPRRTRQPADASPARQASPIADTILTFGVLLIAAASNAPSASAMVSPWIGGLWLILVIAVVVRQVILIVDNERLRGSLERRVSARTRELESVTRQSELMLNSVGDGIYGVDSEGKITTANPSAARALGYRIEDLIGRNAHDLFHAPQLDGTAYDYEHCYIAEAIESGATNSEEDIYVCADGRQIPVEVTASPLDSQTSFPGAVIVFRDITQRREVDRMKREFVSVVSHELRTPLTAIRGSLGLLADQRLGNLGPQAQRMINIALNSTERLGRLVNDILDIDRMESGSMPMDFRDHDAVELLEVAASQLRPIAAAAQVQVIIEPSSGTVNVDADRIVQTLVNLISNAIKYSPTGDAVQVGAGPVGDRVDLGPVDLAAVGGGTGDHGRGGHGPGEAGLGDHGSAEHVPVDHGAVDHEGADRDMIVFWVADRGRGIPADKLEQIFERFEQVDSSDRREMGGSGLGLSISRSIVERHGGRIWAESPNGDGAIFRFILPAARPDEDESDFDRSADHSSGRSAEEIDATAVREPASEDLAG, from the coding sequence GTGCCAGGACGGCGGTCGAGCGCACGCAGTTCGCTGTCGCGCGCCGTCCAGCGCTACCCCAACGTCTTCATCGGCCTGGCCATCACCTTCGTCGCCCTGTGCACCGCCGCGTTGCTGGAGATCCTCGGTCTGGTCGGCCACAGCTCGCTGGTCTGGGTGAACGGGGTGGCTCAGGTCGCCGGCAGCCTCGCGTTGGCGATCGCCGCCGGGATCGCGGCCTGGCGCGGGCCGGATCGGCGCCAGCGGCGGGCCTGGGTGCTGCTCTCGATCGCGGGCGTTTTCGCCACCTTCGGCAATTGCTGGATCGCGGTCACCATGCTCCTCGGCCGGCCCGTGCTGAGCAGCCTGGGTGACCTGGGGTACGTGATCGGCGGCATCTTCGCGATCGTCGGGATGGCCGCCTTCCCGGCGGCGAAACAGCGCGGCACCGAGTTGTTCCGGATGATCCTGGACGGAGTGGTGATCGCCGGCTCGGTGCTGCTCACGGTCACCGTACTGGCGCTGCCGTCGGTGTTGGCCGAGGGGCAGAATCCCTTCACCCGAATCGATTCGCTGGCGGTGATGGCCACCGACACGATCCTGGCCACGGTGGCCGCGTTGTTGTTGATCCGCGGCAATCGATCCGACCGGCCGGTGCTGGCGCTGCTGGCGCTCGGCTTCGTCATCTGGGCCGGCACCGACCTGGCACGTTGGGTGCTGATCGAGCACGGGGTCGACTTCTTCAACAGTCCGGCGCCGCTGCTCTGGCCGCTCGGCTACGCCTGCCTGGCGCTGGCGGCCCGGGTCCCGCGGCGGACCCGGCAACCGGCCGACGCGTCGCCTGCGAGGCAGGCGTCGCCGATCGCCGACACCATTCTCACCTTCGGCGTGTTGCTGATCGCCGCGGCGTCGAACGCACCGAGTGCCTCGGCCATGGTCAGTCCGTGGATCGGCGGGCTCTGGCTGATTCTGGTGATCGCGGTGGTGGTCCGTCAGGTGATCCTGATCGTGGACAACGAGCGTCTTCGCGGCAGCCTGGAACGCCGGGTGTCGGCCCGCACCCGGGAGCTCGAATCGGTCACTCGGCAGAGCGAGTTGATGCTGAATTCGGTCGGCGACGGCATCTACGGCGTCGACTCCGAAGGCAAGATCACCACCGCCAACCCGTCGGCCGCCCGGGCGCTCGGCTACCGGATCGAGGATCTGATCGGTCGCAACGCCCACGACCTGTTCCACGCGCCGCAACTCGACGGAACCGCCTACGACTACGAGCACTGCTACATCGCCGAGGCGATCGAGTCCGGCGCGACCAACAGCGAGGAGGACATCTACGTCTGCGCCGACGGCCGGCAGATCCCGGTCGAGGTGACCGCCAGCCCGCTGGACAGCCAGACCAGCTTTCCGGGTGCGGTGATCGTCTTCCGTGACATCACCCAGCGGCGGGAGGTCGACCGGATGAAGCGCGAGTTCGTCTCGGTGGTCAGCCATGAACTTCGTACGCCGTTGACCGCGATCCGTGGATCCCTTGGCCTGTTGGCCGATCAGCGGCTCGGCAACCTCGGCCCGCAGGCGCAGCGCATGATCAACATCGCCCTGAACAGCACCGAGCGGCTGGGTCGACTGGTCAACGACATTCTCGACATCGACCGGATGGAATCGGGCAGCATGCCGATGGACTTCCGTGATCATGATGCCGTCGAACTGCTGGAAGTGGCGGCCAGTCAGCTCCGGCCGATCGCTGCCGCGGCGCAGGTGCAGGTGATCATCGAGCCCAGTTCGGGGACGGTGAACGTCGATGCCGATCGGATCGTGCAGACCCTGGTCAACCTGATCAGCAACGCGATCAAGTATTCGCCCACCGGGGACGCCGTACAGGTGGGTGCCGGGCCCGTCGGAGACCGAGTTGATCTTGGCCCGGTTGATCTTGCTGCGGTGGGTGGAGGCACTGGTGATCATGGTCGCGGTGGCCATGGTCCTGGTGAGGCTGGGCTGGGCGATCACGGCTCGGCCGAACACGTACCTGTTGATCATGGTGCCGTTGATCACGAGGGCGCAGATCGGGACATGATCGTCTTCTGGGTCGCCGATCGCGGCCGCGGCATCCCGGCCGACAAGCTCGAGCAGATCTTCGAACGGTTCGAACAGGTCGACTCCTCCGATCGACGCGAGATGGGAGGCAGCGGCCTCGGGCTGTCCATCTCCCGCAGCATCGTCGAGCGACACGGTGGACGGATCTGGGCGGAGAGCCCGAACGGCGACGGCGCGATCTTCCGCTTCATCCTGCCCGCGGCCCGGCCGGACGAGGACGAGAGCGACTTCGATCGCTCGGCGGATCATTCATCAGGTCGATCGGCCGAGGAGATTGACGCCACGGCGGTTCGGGAACCCGCCTCGGAGGACCTTGCCGGGTAG
- the rpsI gene encoding 30S ribosomal protein S9, whose protein sequence is MTENVTEAQATEAEQTEELTPFTEGEKEIAYRSEGGESRGAAGTGSRPAVIAAAGATGRRKEAIARVRIIPGSGSWTINGRTLEAYFPNKVHQQIVSEPFSTAAVDGAYDVIARINGGGTSGQAGALRLGIARALNEVDAEASRPSLKKAGMLTRDARIKERKKAGLKKARKAPQYSKR, encoded by the coding sequence GTGACCGAGAACGTAACCGAGGCCCAGGCCACCGAGGCCGAGCAGACCGAGGAGCTCACCCCCTTCACTGAGGGTGAGAAGGAGATCGCCTACCGCAGCGAGGGTGGCGAGTCCCGCGGCGCCGCCGGCACCGGCAGCCGTCCGGCCGTCATCGCGGCCGCCGGCGCGACCGGTCGCCGCAAGGAGGCCATTGCTCGGGTTCGGATCATCCCGGGCTCCGGCAGCTGGACCATCAACGGCCGCACCCTCGAGGCGTACTTCCCGAACAAGGTGCACCAGCAGATCGTCTCCGAGCCCTTCTCCACCGCAGCGGTGGACGGCGCGTACGACGTGATCGCCCGGATCAACGGCGGCGGCACCAGCGGCCAGGCCGGTGCGCTGCGCCTGGGCATCGCCCGCGCGCTGAACGAGGTCGACGCCGAGGCCAGCCGCCCGAGCCTGAAGAAGGCCGGCATGCTGACCCGCGACGCCCGGATCAAGGAACGCAAGAAGGCCGGCCTGAAGAAGGCCCGCAAGGCCCCGCAGTACAGCAAGCGCTGA
- a CDS encoding bifunctional ADP-dependent NAD(P)H-hydrate dehydratase/NAD(P)H-hydrate epimerase gives MLTAYPVHDIRRLETAAIDADPAQDLMQQAAGAVAAVAAEELARRRGRVYGARVLILVGGGNNGGDALFAGARLARRGARVIALGLLGTPHPGGLAALLAAGGRLLDQDQLGQVDLDGFDLGLDGVLGIGGRPGLPDQVAEIARRLDECDVPVVAVDLPSGVDADTGAVPSAAVRATVTVSFGAAKLCEVIEPAKGNCGRIVRIDLGFRPDNAVTAIDVLDEVDLARRWPYPDARSSKYTRGVVGIDAGSTQYPGAGILATHGAVFSGAGMVRFHGGEEARRVLTGALPNVVYAEGRVQAMLYGSGWGDRSDGAEVISRGLDSGLPGVVDADGLQRLPSRGMSADWLLTPHAGELARLLGCDRSEVEADPLTAAHRGADRTGATVLLKGSTQIVAQPGRRSALIAVGGPAWTAQAGSGDVLAGICTTLLAAGVPAQLAGALAASVQAVAAASLPGPVPPQRLAEQVAIVLGRLQPQPPYEVDHEIGRSGDDHGAGRR, from the coding sequence ATGCTGACCGCCTACCCGGTGCATGACATCCGGCGACTGGAAACGGCGGCGATCGACGCCGACCCGGCGCAGGACCTGATGCAACAGGCGGCCGGCGCGGTGGCGGCGGTGGCCGCCGAGGAGCTGGCCCGCCGTCGCGGACGGGTCTACGGCGCCCGGGTGTTGATCTTGGTCGGTGGCGGCAACAACGGTGGGGACGCGTTGTTCGCCGGTGCCCGGCTGGCTCGCCGCGGCGCTCGGGTGATCGCCCTGGGTCTGCTCGGCACCCCGCATCCCGGGGGCCTTGCCGCACTGCTGGCTGCCGGTGGCCGGCTGCTCGATCAAGATCAACTCGGGCAAGTTGATCTTGACGGGTTCGATCTCGGGTTGGACGGTGTGCTCGGCATCGGCGGCCGACCGGGATTGCCCGACCAGGTGGCCGAGATCGCCCGCAGGTTGGACGAGTGCGACGTGCCGGTGGTCGCCGTCGATCTTCCGTCCGGGGTGGACGCCGACACCGGCGCCGTGCCGTCGGCTGCCGTTCGGGCAACGGTCACGGTGAGCTTCGGTGCGGCCAAGCTGTGCGAGGTGATCGAACCGGCGAAGGGGAACTGCGGCCGGATCGTCCGTATTGATCTTGGTTTCCGGCCGGACAACGCGGTCACCGCGATCGACGTACTGGATGAAGTTGATCTTGCCCGGCGCTGGCCCTATCCGGACGCCCGGAGCAGCAAGTACACCCGGGGCGTGGTCGGCATCGATGCGGGGTCGACGCAGTATCCGGGTGCGGGCATCCTGGCCACCCACGGTGCGGTCTTCTCGGGTGCCGGAATGGTGCGATTCCACGGCGGCGAGGAGGCGCGCCGGGTGCTCACCGGTGCGCTGCCCAATGTGGTGTACGCCGAGGGTCGGGTGCAGGCGATGTTGTACGGCTCCGGCTGGGGGGATCGCAGTGACGGGGCCGAGGTGATCTCCCGCGGACTGGACAGCGGGCTGCCGGGTGTCGTGGACGCCGATGGGCTGCAACGCTTACCCAGCAGGGGAATGTCCGCGGACTGGCTGCTCACCCCGCACGCCGGCGAGCTGGCCCGGCTGCTCGGTTGCGACCGGTCCGAGGTCGAGGCCGATCCGCTGACGGCCGCGCATCGCGGCGCCGACCGGACCGGCGCAACCGTGCTGCTGAAGGGATCCACCCAGATCGTCGCGCAACCGGGACGTCGATCGGCGCTGATCGCCGTCGGCGGACCGGCCTGGACGGCGCAGGCCGGCTCGGGCGACGTACTGGCCGGGATCTGTACGACGCTGCTGGCCGCCGGCGTGCCGGCGCAGCTGGCCGGGGCCCTGGCCGCGTCGGTGCAGGCCGTGGCCGCCGCGTCGTTGCCGGGCCCGGTGCCGCCGCAGCGCCTGGCCGAGCAGGTGGCGATCGTGCTGGGCCGTCTGCAGCCGCAACCGCCGTACGAAGTTGATCATGAAATCGGTCGGTCCGGTGATGATCATGGGGCCGGGCGTCGATGA